From Flaviflexus ciconiae:
GCGACAACGATGATAACGAGGGCGAGCGGGAGACCATCAGCCAACGAGTCATTAAAGTCGAGCTGAAGGGCCGCCGATCCGCCCACCCAGAACTCGAAGCCAGCATCCATGTCCCTAATGTCGAGAACGATCTGTTCCACCTCGACGCTCAGGGGATCGTCGGTCTCGAGATCCAGATTGATGAGAGCTCTATTGTTGTCACCCGTGTCCGTGTAGCTGATACGAGCATCCGGGTACTGTTCCTGAAGCTCTGCCACGAAGGCGGAGCCAGCAGTTTCTTCCTCCGAGGTGCCGGTGAGGATCTGAATCTCGGAGGTGCGGAAGGCAGGGTACTCGTTGCCGAGAATCTCGATAGCCTGGCCGGTTTCCGTGTGGGCAGGCACGTACTCGTCGTAGGAGGAACGTAGGTGCATCGACCATACGGGAATCGTCATGGCAACAAGCAGGGCGCCCAGCAGGATCAGGATGGGCCAGGGGCGGTCGTGAACGAAACGTGCGAGCTTTGAGAAGAAGCCGTGATCGGAGGCTGAATCGCCTACCGTCTTGGTGATTCGGCGAACGCCGGGGATCCTGTCGAGGACGGAGGGACGCAGCAGCTTGTTGCCGAGCAGAACGATGATTGCTGGGACGAGGGAGATGGAGGCGGCCACTGCGAACAGAACCGTGATGACGCCGCCAAGGGCGATCATGTGGAGGATTTGAGCATCCATGACTAGTAGAGCGCCAATGGAAATCGCAATCGTGAGCGCGGAGAAGAAGACCGTACGCCCGGCTGTGCCGATCGTGGTCTCGATTGCCCTGTGGCGAATATCGGAAAGCTTCTTTTGCTCTTCGGCAGAGAGCTCGTGAGGAATGTTGTTGCCGTCGGCCTCGTAGCCAATGGTGGGCAGGAGGATCTGGATTTCTTCTCGGTATCTCGACACGATGAGGAGGCCGTAGTCGATAGACAGGCCCAGGCCAATGATCGAGATGATGTTGATGACGAAGGAGTCGACCGCGGTGAACTGAGAGAGAATCCAAATTCCTCCCATGCCGAGCGCGATCGTCGAGAGTGCACCAATGAGTGGGAGGCCGGCAGCCAAGAGACCGCCGAAGACAATGATCATGATGAACAGAGCAATGGGCAGGCCGATTGACTCACCCGTGATGAGATCTTGCTGGACCTGACCGATCACGGCATCCATCGCCAGCGTCATCGACTGCTTGTAGCCCTCGATACCCGAATCGATGGCCTGGAGTTGCTCCGTCGTCGCATCGAACTCGGCCATGACCTCCTCGTGGGCCGTGTTTGCCTGTTCTTCGGTTAGGCCCTCCTCGAGTTGAACGATAATGATCTGTCCATCGCCTTCGGTCGACAGGAAGGAGGTTATGTCGATCGCCTCATCGCCCTCGGTTTCCGCTGTTCCGGCAAGAACGGATTGGAGCTGGTTATCGACTTCTTCGTTGACCTTGTCGAGCGCGGCTTGCTTCTGAGCGTCGAGCTCGGCCTGTGCGGCGGCAGCTGCCTCGGGGTCGAGCTGGGCGAGCATGTCGATCTCGGCCTGAGGTTCTTCAAAGCCTGCCTCGACCTCGGCGAGTGCAGCGCTTCGTTCCTCTTCAACCGTTGAGGCAATCTCGGAAGCGACATCCTGATAGGAGAGGACGCTCGCCACTCCCGGTTGATCTTCCAGCGCCCTGCTCAGGTCCGTGAGGACCTGAGCAACCTCGGTGTCCTGTGCCAGCTGTTCTTCGGGAACCCCGTCAAGGATGTAGAGCAGGCTTGCTCCATCGTCCTCGGTTTCTTCGTAGACCGCAGCCGATCCCGTGTTCGGAAGGACCGGATTCCCCGAACCCAGATTGTCGAAAAGGGCCTTTCCACCGAAACCGGTGAACGTCGCAGCAACCGCGAGCGCCATGAGCAACACCCAGCTCACAACGGTGGCAAGAGGGTGATGAGATATCAAACGACCGAGCTTCGAGAACACGCCTTCATTGTCTCGCAGTACCCCAGATGGGTGGGATCCTATTATCAAGATCACGACCGAAGCGGAGCAACGATCTCGGGTCGATTAAGGCAGACCGGTTGCTCGAAAACGTGACGAAGGGGTCTTCCCTGCTGGTGTTAGATCACGCGCTTGCCCAGAGCTGGGGAGTATACTCATCACTTGGTCGGATGGTGTTTTAAGCGGCAACACGTTGCTTGCGCACCATCTATCGCAATGAAACTGGGATTGAATCGAATGGTCTTGAGGTTTGACGTCAACGACGTTTTCGCAAACTGTCGGTGGAAGAGCCTAGGCTACCCAGTATGAGCAACGGTGGGAGTTTGATGATCGTCAACCTCAGAAGGAGTCCCGGTATGGTTCCGGTGCGCGCGAATCATGTTCGTCGCTTGACCGAACCGAGGAAGGTAGCAACCGAATGAGTGAACAGCCGATCCTGGTCGACGACTCGAAGTTCCTTCACCTGCACCGCCGCCCAAGCTTCACCGCATATCTGAAGTCACTGTGGGGACGCCGCCACTTCATCTGGGCCGATGCTCGCGGGCGCTCATTTGAAACCGACCGGGACTATTACCTTGGCAAGTTCTGGCTCGTTGCTTCGCCACTGCTCGACGCCGCCATGTACGGAGTTATTTTCGGTCTGCTCCTGCGCACCTCCCGAGGTATCGAGAACTACATTGGCTACCTCGTTATCGGCGTCATTTTCTTCTCGTTCCTCACGAAGTACATGACGAGCGGTGCGACACTGATCAAGTCGTCGAAGAACATGATTACGGCTTTCCAGTTCCCACGCGCGAGCCTCGTCATGTCGCAGTCGATCCGCATGGTTCTTGACTCGACCGTTCCTGCCCTCGTTGCAATTATTGCGGCCCTTTTTGCCCAGATCTCAACGCCGCCAACATTCGCGATTCTGTGGGTGATCCCGGTGTTTGCTCTCCTGCACATTTTCGGCACGGGGCTGATGTTCTTCGTAGCCCGGCTCTGCTTCCAGATCCCTGATTTGCAGGCTTTGGTTCGTATTTTCCAGCGCGGCTGGTTCTACATTTCCGGCGTATTTTTCTCGATTGAACGATTTGCGACACAGCCTCTTGTGCAGGACGTTATGACCGCGAATCCGGCCTACATGTTCCTGTCCGCCGTGCGTAACGCGGTGCTGTACGGAACGGGCCCGGGCCTGGGTGACTTCTTCATTTTGGTCGCCGTTTCATTCGGAACGTTCGGTCTTGGCATGATCTACTTCTGGCGAGGTGAGGAAAAGTATGGCGCAGTCCAGTGAGTATGCAGTCGTCGCACGCGACATTCGTAAGAGCTACATCGCCAGGGGAGCGGACCGCAGGAAGAACATCAAGTCCCGCGATATCACCGTGGAGGCTCTTAAGGGAGTTTCTTTCGCGGCACCATCCGGTGAATCCATCGGTATTCTCGGTCAGAACGGCTCGGGTAAGTCGACACTCTTAAGGTTGATTGCGGGTGGCGAGACTCCAACGTCGGGTAGCCTTCTGGTCCGTAGCCAGCCCGTCCTTCTTGGAATCAGCGCCGCACTGCAGCCCACCCTGTCGGGTGCGCGCAACGTTCGCCTGGGATGCCTCGCCATGGGAATGACTCCCGAACAGGTGGACGAGGTTTACGACGACATCGTGTCGCTGTCCGGCCTTGATGAGGACGCGATGGCACGACCCATGCAGACCTACTCGGCGGGCATGGGGTCCCGCCTGAGGTTTGCGATTGCCACGTCGATCGACCCCGATATTCTTCTTATCGACGAGGCCCTTTCTGCTGGTGACGCAGCGTTTGCAACGCGGGCGAAGCGTCGTATGGATCATCTCCTGAGCAAAGCCCACTCGATCTTCCTCGTGTCCCATGCCGCGCAGACCATTGAGGAAATGTGCACCCGCGCTATCTGGCTTCACAAGGGCGAAATCATTGCCGACGGGCCCGCCGAATCAACGGCACGCCACTACCGCCTGTGGGCATGGCGGGAAGCGAAGGACGAGTACGAAAGCGCCAACAAAATCATCGAGGACGTGAAGAAGGATTACGTGAAACCCAATATAGTCCTTGCCTCAGACGAGAAAAACCACAACGGCAAGAGGCACTAGCGAGTCTTTCGAAAGGGATTTCCAAGACTGTGTGGCTAGGGAGGTCTCGCTCTCCTGTTGTCAGTCGGTCTCGAGCTAAACCCGGGACCCACTCATAACAAGCGACCGCCTGTAGTTTTATGCCTCGTCGGCCAGACGTTCGTAGAGTACCCGGTACCGCTTTCCGTTTGCACTCCACGTGCGGGTGGCGGCAAAGTCCTTACTGAGGCTCGGATCAGCGTCCCGTGCTTGGAGGATTGCCTGGGCGAGGCTCTCACCGTTACCCGCCTCGCTGTAGGTTGAGATTCCACCTGTGACTTCCCGCAAAGCTGGCAGGTCGCTCGTGACGACGGGAACTCCGAGTGCAAGAGCAATGAGGGGCTTGATAGGTGTGACCGTGCGGGCGACGGCCGTATCGTGCCGCGGTACAGCAAACACATCGAGCGCCCCGTACCAGCGCCAGATATCCTCCGATGGCTTCCGACCGGCAAAGATCACCCGGTCCGATACGCGTAGGGTTTCGGCGAGCTTCTCGAGCTCGGGCCGAGCGGTTCCGTCTCCGACGATGAGAACCCGAGCATCCGCCGGCAGGTACTTGATGGACCGGATCAGGGTGTCGAGTCCCTCGTATCCGACAACGGCAGTGATGGCCCCAACGATGAGTCCGTCGGGCAAGCCAAGCTCTGCACGGAGCCTCGCTTTGTCAACCGGTTGGGTGAGGAGCCTGTCTTCAACTGCATTGGGGACGACAATGATGCGGCTATGGTCGACGCCGCGACTAACGAGCTGGTTAGCGGAAATCTCACTTAATGCGGCGACCCCGTGCGCAGCGGCTGCGACGCGGGCTTCCTGGGTGCGCGCTAGCCGATAGAACTCGCTCTGCTCAGCGGCTGGCTGATCTTCCTCGGGGAAGCGAGAGAGCCAGGTTTTCTCCATCTCTCCTCGCGCCTCGTACACCCACGGGATACCAAGTTCCTGTGCCGCGGCGTGAACGATTAGGCCGTTACGGAAATCTGTCGTTGTATGCAGGATTGTTGAGCCTTGCCGACGGCCAATCTCGGCCAGCATGCGTGCGCTCTTCTCGTGCCGCTCGGTGAGCTGGGCCGGGAAAATAGAGGGCAAGAGTCTCTCGTATGTGATCCCGTCGATTGTGTCGGTTGGAGACTTGGGTATCTTTCCGACGGTCACGGGGTAAGCGATCCTTGTCGTTGCCCGCACACTGACACCCTCGTTCTTGATCGAGGAAAGGACCGAGTGGGAACGCAGTGAATAGCCCGACTGGGTATGGGGCAGGGAGTTCGTGAGGAAATGGAGTGAGCGAATATCGCTACCGTCAACTCCCGTTAAAGTAGCGGTATCCAGAGGCCCTTGCTTTGTGAGCGTGCTACCGAGAAGTCCCTTGGTAGTGAGGAGCTCAAGCTCGCCCTGGATGCGCCTGCGTTGTTTACCGGTGGCGGCCTCGGTTGCCTTCGAGTATTCGCCCTTGGTGAAGAGAGTGTCTGCCGACCCTTCGGAGCCGGCCGTGTCGTGACCGCTCTTCTTGGGACGCAGGAAAGAGATGTTCAGTCTTTCTCCGACCTGACCGATGAACTTCTTCGGGTCGGTCAGGAACAGGCGTGACATCGAGGTGGCGCCGAGCGTGGAGACCTTCAGCCAATGCTTCATGAGAGAACGTTTTCTACGAGTGCGAGGAACTGGGCGGGTGCGATGGAGTTGCGCTGGGTTTCAACCCAGTCGCCGCCCCTGCTGTCAACGGATAGGAGCGAACGATCATCGATGATGCGGGACCAGATCTCAGCGAGTCCCTTCGGATCATCAGCATTGGCAACATGGCCGGCCCCGAGTGAGGAGACGATGTCGGCTGGTTCACCGTTGATGCCACCGCTGATGTGATGTCCGAGCGCCATGAGCTCGTAGAGCTTTGAGGGAACCGTGAGTGACATGGGATCCCACGAGGCCAGGTTAACAAGTGCCGTATCTGCCCACGCGTAGTGGCTACTGAGTTCTTCGGGACTGACGCGGCTCAGGAATTCAGCATTGATATTGCCGTCTTCTGCGGCCGCCTGGAGGCGCTTCTTGGCGGCGCCGCCCCCGATGAAACGGAAGTGAATGTGCTTGCTTTCGTCCTGGAGAAGACGAGCGGCCCGGATGGTGCTCCGGAGGTTTTGTGCCCGCCCCAGCGTTCCAGCGTAAACCACCCGGAGGGTGTTCTCTTCAGGAATGAGTGGCGGCTTTACTTCGGGGAGGATGTGCGGGAAAACGTTGCGCACGGTCGCCACGTGGCTGGGTGGCAGGGTGGTATGCACTGAGCTATTCAGCAGGTGCTCGCGCAGGCTATCGGTGGTGACGATGATGCCGGAAGCATTTTGCAGTGATCCCAGGATCTGGTCGCTCGTCACCTTGGCGACGAGCGAACCGGCACGGAACTTGAGGTTGCTTGTGCCACCACCCCGGACGCGCAGCGATTCATCCCAGCGGTCCGAGTACTTGAGCAGATCCGGCCAAGCGTCCCGCAGATCAATAACATAGGGGACTCCCAGTGCCTTCGCAATCAGTCTTGTGACGATTGCGGTGGGAAGCGAGGGGACCGTTCCGATGATGAGGTCGGGCTTCTCGACGTTCCTATTAAGGAACGTGAGGAGCGCAGTTGTCACCGACGTGGAAGACACGACCGCCTGGTCGAGGGCTCGTGAGACGAGCTTCTCCGAGTGCGGAAAGAACGATGTGCGGAGAATTCTCTCGCCGGCCGCGCCGTATTCGACGGTGCTTTTCTCCCAGCCCGATAGTAGCTGTCCGCCGGGGTAGTGCGGGGGAGGGACGACGGCCGTGACGTGGTGGCCCGCGTCGATCAGGATCTTAGAGAGCCACGTCCAGCGGCGCTGATGTACGCCGTTCTCCGGATACCAGCACTGCGAGAGAACAAGAATTTTCATCGGTCGGAGGAAGCCTTTTCCAGGTAGGGGCGAATCTGTTCGGCCAGCGAATCGTAAAATTCAGGAACGTAATGGAAGGGTGCCGCCCCCACCTGTGCTCCCGATCCCCAAGGATCGTGTCGGGGTCGGGTTTAATGATCGTAAAGCCCAGGTCCTCGTAGATCTTCCAGTAGGAGGGGAGGATGGCGTTTGCCCAGTCGGCGGTCTTGCCCATGCTGAGCGGAGCTTCTTCGCCGGTCTTTAGATGGGTGGCCCAGGGGGAGTGGATAACAACCGTTTTCTCGAACAGGCCCTTCTCGATGAGCTTGTCCTTCATCATCTCCGCCTGCTGCGAATAGGCGACCAGGTGCTCCGGTGTTCCAAATTCAACGAGATCCCAGTCCGTTAGCGTGTCATAGAGTCCCGTCGGAATTCCGTCGATTGAACGGGTTATGACCTCGCCGATTGGAGACACGTAAACACCGTGCCTTTCATCGACGAGGTCGATGAGGACAAGATCAATATCTTCTGCGATGAGTACTTGCTTCAGCCCGGTTCCGTAAACGTCGGACTTGTACGAGTTTAGTTGGAACGGGTGTGGAAATTCCGGGTGTTCGGGCTTGTTATCGGTGGCCGGATGGTAGTAGCTAAGAACTGACTGCCGGGCGACGTAGACCGGCACACGAGTCATGTCTGACAGCGACATTTGAATCATGTCTCGACTGACGCAACTCCCGAGTATGGCTACTCGTGCAGGCTCGTTTGCAGTCATGGGTTATTCCTTCGAAGACCAGGTCTCAGCGAGAGCTTCTCGCGATACATCCGTTACCGTTCCGCACAGCGTTTTGGTAATCCAATTTACCCTACCAACTTTACTGCTCTGCACTGGGAAACTGCTTGGTGCGCAGGTCAACATCACCATGTATCCGAACACGTTTGCCACGGGAACGCGGCTGAGACCACAGGTTGTGGGGAACGAAGCGTGCTCGCGCGTACCTGCCGGTGAGTAGCGTAGGATCGGCGGAAGAAAGCAATCATTCTTTACCGATTGCGTGAGATGTTGAAAGGCTTGTTTGGATGAGCAAGAAGAAGATCATGGTCGTTATGGGCACGCGGCCGGAAGCGATCAAGATGGCTCCCGTCATTCTCGCGATGAAGGACTCGGACGTTCTTGATCCAATCGTTGTCTCCACCGGGCAGCACCGCGAAATGCTGGATCAAGTCAACGAGGTCTTCGGCATTACTCCCGACATGGACCTCGATATTTTCGAGCCGGGCCAGTCGCTCAACGTCATGCTGTCAAAGATCATCACCGGTATCGACACTGCGATCACCGACATCGATCCGGACGCTCTCATGGTCCAGGGCGACACCACCTCGGTGTCCGGCGCGGCCATGGCAGCCTTCTACCGCTCCATCCCCGTCATCCACCTCGAGGCAGGCCTGCGCTCTGGCGACCTGTTCGATCCCTTCCCCGAAGAAGGCAACCGCCTTATCACCGGCCAGATCTCCTCGCTGCACCTGGCACCGACCGATCAAGCCAAGCAGAACCTGGTCCGCGAGCAATTCAACCCGGACAACATTGTCGTCACCGGCAACACCGTCATCGATGCACTGCTCCATGCCACGAAGGAACCCAAGCCCTTCACCGATCCGCGCGTTGCGGAACTTGCCCAGTCCGGCAGGGACATCCTGCTCGTGACTGCGCACCGCCGCGAGAACCTTGGTGAGAACATGGAATCAATCGGCAAGGCCATTGCCGAACTCGCCACCAAGTACCCCGACAAGGCAGTGCTGTTCCCGATCCACCGCAACCCAAAGGTCCGCGAGGCCGTTCTGCCCCAGATCGAGCACCTCAACAACGTGGTGTGGACCGAGCCACTTCCGTACGGCGAGTTCTGCCATGCCCTGAAGGTCTCCCACATCATCCTCACTGACTCCGGCGGCGTCCAAGAAGAAGCCCCCTCGCTCGGCAAGCCCGTCCTTGTCATGCGCAAGACCACGGAACGTCCCGAGGCAATCGAGGCCGGCAACGCCCGCCTCGTCGGTGCACACACCGACGCCATCGTCGATGCCGTCACCGAACTGGCCCAATCCCAGGATGCCTACGAGACCATGTCCCAGGCAATCAACCCGTACGGCGACGGCAAGTCCTCCGACCGCGTGGTCGCAGCCATTGCCGCTCTACTCGGCGTGGGGGAGAGACTCCCCGAATTCGAGTACACCACAGGTCACTGATATTGAGTTGAGAAGGCCGCCGGAGACTTACGATCCGGCGGCTTTCACTGAGTAGCCGGACATGGGTTCTAGCCGATCGCATGTCTTCTCAGGAGTAAAGCACGTCAAGGAGGAGCGGTCACCCATACCGATGTAAGTTGCTTCTTGTGCTCGTCCCCTGTCTTCTCAGACACGTTTACGGGAGCGGCTTCGGCGCGATCGCGGAGCTTTGGTTAAACTCGATGAGTCCGCCAACGTAGAAATCGAGTTTTCTTTTCCATGACCCAACGTGTTGAGGATTCTAACCAGCGACTGATGAGGGGATTGCCCGAACGGCGATACCTTCCTGAACTGCACGGTGTACGCGGTGTTGCCCTGCTGGGCGTCGTTCTCTTCCACCTTTTTGGCTCGGGAAAGATCTCTGGTGGCATCGATATCTTCCTTGCGATATCGGGCTTCCTCTTCACCGGAATGCTGCTACGCGAATCCGCAGCCAAGGGCGGTCCTGTTGATCTGTTCAAATATTTTGGACGGCTGTTCCGAAGAATCGTTGCACCGGCAGCAACCGTTGCTCTCGCAACGCTTGCGCTAGCGCTCGTTATCCTGCCCGTCACGCAACACCGACAGCTGTGGACCGAGGCGCGAGCCTCGATTCTCTACTTTGAGAATATTGAGCTCATCAACTCGCAGCTGACCTATGACGCTGCTGGACCTGACACGTCTCCCTTCCAACACTTCTGGTCCCTATCCGTGCAAGGGCAGTTCTATCTGGTATGGCCGTTCGTTGCCATACTTTCGGTCCTCATTGCCCGCCTGATCAAGCGGTCCGCGGCTGGCGTCATGGCGACGCTTGCGGGGCTCATCGTTGTTGTTTCCCTGGGTTATGCCATCTACGTTGGGAGCTACAACCAGGACGAGGCGTACCTCATGACGCAAACCCGCGCCTGGCAGCTCGCCTTTGGTGCCCTTATTGCGCTGGCGGGATCAAAGATCAGGCTTCCCAGGAAACTCCGGGGAGTGGGCGGTTGGCTGGGCTTTGCCCTCATTGTTAGCTGCGGATTCCTGTTGGACGGCAGGGCTCTCTTCCCGGGACCCTGGGCATTCTGGCCGATCCTCGGGCTTACCCTCGTCCTTATCTCGGCGGGCCCAGAAGGCGGCAACAAGGATCCGAAATGGTCAGCCACGTACTTCCTTACCAACAAGGTTTTTGCCTGGATTGGTGATCGTGCCTACGGCCTCTACCTGTGGCACTGGCCGCTCCTGATTTTCTACATGGAGATTGCGGACAAACAGGCAATTAACGTCATTGATGGTCTCGGCATCCTCGCCGTTTCCTTCGTGATCGCTTCGATCATGTACAAGCTCCTCGAGCAACCGCTGTCCCGAGCGACTAAAAAGGCGAATGCGCCCGGTGGCGGACGCAGGAACAAGTACACCGTTGTTGCCGGCGTCGTCACGATTGGTCTCGTTGGTGTGGGTACGACAGCGTTTGCTCCGACACCGCCCGAGCTCAAGGTTGCGTATGAGGGGTTGGACGCGGACAAGTACCCGGGTGCTGCGCAAGCTTTCCAGGATGAACCGCCTGCCGAGGAAGAAATCTTCCCGGAAGTCGAATACGCACAAGACTATATGCCAGAGTACGTTGCACGCGGCTGTCGCCAGGAAGGGAATAACGTGCCCGGCACCGATGAGGTTCTTATCTGCGAGGACGAGGATCCGCCTGCAAATCCAACGGCCACGATTGTCCTCGCTGGCGGTTCCCATGCCGGTCACTTCGAGGCGGCGTTCAAGGCTCTGGGTGACAAATACGACTGGGAAGTCATTGTGGCAATCAAATCAGGCTGTGTCTTTGGCCTTGAAGAAAACCCGGATCACTGGATGTGTGGTCAGTGGAATGAAAACTTTATTGAATGGCTCGACACCCAAGACGTCGACCTCGTTGTCACACCCGGTAGCAGGCTCTGGCAGCCCGAGAACGTTCTGGCTGACGCCCCCTACTGGTGGGAGCAGATCACCGATACGGGTGCGGATCTTCTCCTCACACGCGGAACCCCGCGAGGCATGGAGAACGTCCCCGATTGCCTTGCGTCGGGTGGCACTGCGCAAGAGTGCGGCCTCCCCAAGGCAAACATTGCCGAGGTTAACCCGCTTTTGGAAATGGACCTGCCGGAGGGCACGCACTTACTGGATCTAACCGAGTACGTGTGCCCGGCCATTGACGATGATTCAAAGGCTAACTGCGATGCTGTTGTTGGCAATCTTCTCGTCTGGTACGACACGGACCATTTCACAGTCCCGTTCTCGCAGTCGTTGGCACCAGCGATCGAAGAAGAGCTAAGCGACACCCTTCCAACCCTCTTCAGATAGGTAAGACCCTCCGATTGACGTGGGAAGTGCCCTGTCTGAGGTGTTGTCACATGCAACAGGGACCCAGATCCGCAACGACACATCGAAGCCCTGCAGGAGCCGGCCGTCGAAAGGTTACCGCCTGGGATCAGACAATGCGTGCGAGTAGGTTCTCGAAGCTCTCGATCATGGATTCAGCCGTGTAGCACTGGCGGACCCATTCTCGTCCCTTGGCTGCTAGTTGCGCGTACGACCCTGGATTTAGGAGAAGACTCAGGTCGGCGGTGGGCTCAAAACCTTGCGGCGTGAAATAGTCGCCAAAGTTCGAGTCGGCGATCGCGTCGACGTGTGATGAGGCGAAGAGGCCAACGTACTCACGTGCTCCTACACCGATGACGGGCGTTCCAACGGCAAGGCTGTGAAGAGCAGTTCGGCCCGCGGTTAGTGACACGGTCGAATGCTCGAGCTCAGCGAGCATGTCCGGAAGACTCAGCCAGCCCGATAGTCGGTAGGTAAAGCCGCTATTTCGTTCACTCAGTTCACGCAGGCGTGAATTGAAATATCCGCGTCCACTACCGTCCCCCATGATCGTTGCGTGAACGCGCTCAACACCCTGATCAGAAAGCAGTGTCACGAGATTGTCGAGCGCTTCTAGCTGCTTAAGCTTATCGATATCGAGGCGTGACGCCATGGCGATCCGTAAGACGCCTTCTTCCATCTTGTCCTCGAAGCTAACACCCGGGCGTGCTAGCTCGGACTCCGGGACGCCGTTAGGGATAACGGCGACTTGTTCGAGCGGGACGCCACCGATTTGATGGACCATCTTTGCCAGCAACCCTGTGACTGCGACCAGGGCACCGGCTTCGTCCTTCCAGGACTGCACGTAGTCAGAATAGACCCCGTGGAATGTGGCAACGAAGGGAATTCCGGTCTTCTGATACAGGTATTGGCTGACTTCACGTGACCTCATGGGAGAGGAGACGATGACGTCCCAACCGCTCTCCTGAACCCAACCAAGGCATTCGGACAGATCGCTCTCGGCAAGATCGGAACGGAGCCCCCGGGCACCAGCTTCCTTTGCTTCGTCGATGAGCCGCTGAGTGGGTGCAATCACCCCGACGGTATACCCCTTGCTGGCAAGGCCCTGGATCAGGGTGAGAGCCCACTCCTGCACACCACCCCAGGAGGACACGGTGTGCACGATAACCAGGATTCTCACTGCCCGTACCCCGCAGTCAGCTTGAGCTGCTTCAGGGTGCTTTCGATCCGTTCGTCGAAGTCAATGACTGGTACATCGTCCCGGAGATTCAGGTGCGTCGCTTGCAGGGCGGGGGCGAAGCAACTGGCGATGGCGATTGACCCGAGTGCTTCCGAGCCTTCACCGTGCAGTCTCCTCGCCTCCATAACAGCATTCGTCGTCACCGCGATATCGAAAAGGGTGGCCAGAGTTCCATTGAACTGGTCGAGCGGCAGGACCTGGAGAACGGAATCGTTGGTTTCCCGCCGCTCCATGCTCAAACTACGCGTTGTGACTTCAAGCGAACGATGGGTTTCGGGCAGGGGCTCTT
This genomic window contains:
- a CDS encoding acyltransferase family protein, with product MTQRVEDSNQRLMRGLPERRYLPELHGVRGVALLGVVLFHLFGSGKISGGIDIFLAISGFLFTGMLLRESAAKGGPVDLFKYFGRLFRRIVAPAATVALATLALALVILPVTQHRQLWTEARASILYFENIELINSQLTYDAAGPDTSPFQHFWSLSVQGQFYLVWPFVAILSVLIARLIKRSAAGVMATLAGLIVVVSLGYAIYVGSYNQDEAYLMTQTRAWQLAFGALIALAGSKIRLPRKLRGVGGWLGFALIVSCGFLLDGRALFPGPWAFWPILGLTLVLISAGPEGGNKDPKWSATYFLTNKVFAWIGDRAYGLYLWHWPLLIFYMEIADKQAINVIDGLGILAVSFVIASIMYKLLEQPLSRATKKANAPGGGRRNKYTVVAGVVTIGLVGVGTTAFAPTPPELKVAYEGLDADKYPGAAQAFQDEPPAEEEIFPEVEYAQDYMPEYVARGCRQEGNNVPGTDEVLICEDEDPPANPTATIVLAGGSHAGHFEAAFKALGDKYDWEVIVAIKSGCVFGLEENPDHWMCGQWNENFIEWLDTQDVDLVVTPGSRLWQPENVLADAPYWWEQITDTGADLLLTRGTPRGMENVPDCLASGGTAQECGLPKANIAEVNPLLEMDLPEGTHLLDLTEYVCPAIDDDSKANCDAVVGNLLVWYDTDHFTVPFSQSLAPAIEEELSDTLPTLFR
- the wecB gene encoding non-hydrolyzing UDP-N-acetylglucosamine 2-epimerase translates to MSKKKIMVVMGTRPEAIKMAPVILAMKDSDVLDPIVVSTGQHREMLDQVNEVFGITPDMDLDIFEPGQSLNVMLSKIITGIDTAITDIDPDALMVQGDTTSVSGAAMAAFYRSIPVIHLEAGLRSGDLFDPFPEEGNRLITGQISSLHLAPTDQAKQNLVREQFNPDNIVVTGNTVIDALLHATKEPKPFTDPRVAELAQSGRDILLVTAHRRENLGENMESIGKAIAELATKYPDKAVLFPIHRNPKVREAVLPQIEHLNNVVWTEPLPYGEFCHALKVSHIILTDSGGVQEEAPSLGKPVLVMRKTTERPEAIEAGNARLVGAHTDAIVDAVTELAQSQDAYETMSQAINPYGDGKSSDRVVAAIAALLGVGERLPEFEYTTGH
- a CDS encoding glycosyltransferase family 4 protein, coding for MRILVIVHTVSSWGGVQEWALTLIQGLASKGYTVGVIAPTQRLIDEAKEAGARGLRSDLAESDLSECLGWVQESGWDVIVSSPMRSREVSQYLYQKTGIPFVATFHGVYSDYVQSWKDEAGALVAVTGLLAKMVHQIGGVPLEQVAVIPNGVPESELARPGVSFEDKMEEGVLRIAMASRLDIDKLKQLEALDNLVTLLSDQGVERVHATIMGDGSGRGYFNSRLRELSERNSGFTYRLSGWLSLPDMLAELEHSTVSLTAGRTALHSLAVGTPVIGVGAREYVGLFASSHVDAIADSNFGDYFTPQGFEPTADLSLLLNPGSYAQLAAKGREWVRQCYTAESMIESFENLLARIV